One region of Rhodophyticola sp. CCM32 genomic DNA includes:
- a CDS encoding ABC transporter substrate-binding protein — protein sequence MSHFTLSRRGVMIGMAAATTLPRIGFAQTGTPVQGGTLKISHSTRIATLNVLSNSGPAEYPVMDMVYSGLTRIGVDTRPVPDLAESWTANDDATEFTFHLRHGVTFHDGTPFTADDVVATYELILNPDTPAAARSVLDMVEAIEATDDHTVVFRLSVPYADLPTSTAHTNARIISRAAAEAPLTELDTNVNGTGPFKLEDYDSARITRLVKNDDYFIEGKPYLDAVEMHLFPDLAAETANFLSGDMDVMLTVQQADYERIAGSAGVEAQRVPSGRYVNVVMRYDQAPFDDLRVRQALAMSVDRQLLVDIVLEGLGRPANDNILSPEFHYAVDAPAIPYDPEGARALLAEAGYPDGIDLTLVASNRPAIRVQTAIAIRQMAQPAGFNIEVETMPHDTYLANVWMQGPFYMGYWGMQPTEDGTFNLLLTSDASYEDTGWKNAEFDGLVEQARSTPDEAERAALYTQAQELILRDKPYIIPFFEDVLTASRDETEEWTVAPISRYYYIENVWLDRN from the coding sequence ATGTCCCATTTCACTCTCTCGCGCCGCGGCGTGATGATCGGCATGGCTGCCGCAACCACATTGCCCCGCATCGGTTTTGCGCAAACCGGCACGCCCGTGCAGGGCGGCACCCTCAAGATCAGCCACTCCACCCGGATTGCAACGCTCAACGTGTTGTCAAACTCAGGCCCTGCCGAATATCCGGTGATGGATATGGTCTATTCCGGTCTGACACGCATTGGCGTTGATACCCGCCCGGTGCCCGATCTGGCCGAAAGCTGGACGGCAAATGACGACGCGACCGAGTTCACCTTTCATCTGCGCCACGGCGTCACCTTCCATGACGGCACCCCCTTCACCGCCGATGATGTGGTTGCAACCTATGAGTTGATCCTGAACCCCGACACACCCGCAGCGGCCCGTTCGGTGCTGGATATGGTAGAGGCCATCGAAGCGACGGACGATCATACCGTCGTGTTCCGCCTCAGCGTGCCTTACGCGGATCTGCCGACCTCGACCGCACATACCAATGCGCGGATCATCAGCCGTGCCGCGGCCGAGGCGCCCCTGACCGAGCTGGACACCAACGTCAACGGAACCGGGCCCTTCAAGCTTGAGGATTATGACAGCGCCCGGATCACGCGACTGGTGAAAAACGACGATTACTTCATCGAGGGCAAGCCCTATCTCGATGCGGTCGAGATGCATCTGTTCCCGGATCTGGCCGCCGAGACCGCCAATTTCCTGTCCGGCGATATGGATGTGATGCTGACCGTGCAGCAGGCGGATTATGAACGCATCGCAGGCTCTGCCGGGGTCGAGGCGCAGCGCGTGCCCTCGGGCCGGTATGTGAATGTGGTCATGCGCTATGATCAGGCGCCATTCGACGATCTGCGGGTACGTCAGGCGCTGGCCATGTCCGTCGACCGCCAGTTGCTGGTTGATATCGTGCTTGAAGGTCTGGGCCGTCCGGCCAATGACAATATCCTGTCGCCGGAATTTCACTATGCGGTCGACGCCCCTGCCATCCCGTATGATCCCGAAGGCGCGCGGGCCCTGCTGGCCGAGGCCGGGTATCCCGATGGCATCGACCTGACCCTGGTTGCATCGAACCGGCCCGCGATCCGGGTGCAAACCGCCATCGCGATTCGCCAGATGGCACAGCCCGCCGGCTTCAATATCGAGGTCGAAACGATGCCCCATGACACGTATCTGGCGAATGTCTGGATGCAGGGGCCGTTCTATATGGGCTATTGGGGGATGCAGCCAACCGAGGATGGCACCTTCAACCTGCTGCTGACATCGGATGCATCCTATGAGGATACAGGCTGGAAGAATGCCGAATTCGACGGTCTGGTCGAACAGGCCCGCAGCACCCCGGACGAGGCGGAACGTGCCGCGCTTTATACGCAGGCGCAGGAGCTGATCCTGCGGGACAAGCCCTATATCATCCCGTTCTTCGAGGATGTGCTGACCGCCAGCCGCGACGAGACGGAGGAATGGACGGTCGCGCCCATCTCCCGGTATTACTATATCGAGAACGTATGGCTCGACCGGAACTGA
- a CDS encoding ABC transporter permease has product MSFGYLIRRLFSVLIVLAIVTFAVFAVTMILPGNAAIMILGEYGSPDQVAALERQLGLDQPWYLQYIDWVSGLLQGDLGMSLRLSRPVAEVVGDAFWNSAVLALTALITVTVIAVPLGALAAIKRGSVWDLFIGFVSYIGASMPEFVTATLLLVFLAGPSVGLFPAGGYVAPWEDLGSFLGHVALPATTLGLILMAHIARQVRSEMSDVLSSDYIRAARLKGLREGRVLRRHALPNSLAPAVAVISLDIGYLLGGIIVVEEIFAWPGLGRLLIYALENRDLPVIQAITLLLATVYALSNLLSDLVIAFLDPRVRYE; this is encoded by the coding sequence GTGTCATTTGGCTACCTGATCCGGCGGCTGTTTTCGGTCCTGATCGTCCTTGCCATCGTGACCTTCGCGGTCTTTGCGGTGACGATGATCCTGCCCGGCAATGCCGCAATCATGATCCTTGGTGAGTATGGCTCGCCGGATCAGGTGGCCGCACTTGAACGGCAACTGGGGCTCGATCAGCCCTGGTATCTGCAATATATCGACTGGGTCAGCGGGTTGCTGCAGGGTGATCTGGGCATGTCTTTGCGCCTGTCCCGGCCCGTGGCCGAGGTGGTCGGCGATGCATTCTGGAATTCCGCTGTTCTGGCCCTGACAGCGCTGATCACCGTGACGGTGATCGCCGTGCCCCTTGGAGCGCTGGCCGCGATCAAACGCGGCAGTGTCTGGGATCTGTTCATCGGCTTTGTGTCCTATATCGGGGCCTCGATGCCCGAATTTGTTACCGCCACCCTGCTGCTGGTGTTTCTTGCCGGGCCCTCCGTGGGCCTGTTTCCGGCCGGCGGCTATGTCGCGCCATGGGAAGACCTTGGCAGCTTTCTGGGGCATGTGGCCCTTCCGGCCACAACCCTGGGTCTGATCCTGATGGCCCATATCGCCCGTCAGGTCCGCAGCGAGATGTCCGACGTTCTGTCCAGCGACTATATCCGCGCCGCCCGGCTGAAAGGCCTGCGCGAAGGGCGGGTCCTGCGGCGCCACGCCCTGCCCAATTCCCTGGCCCCCGCCGTGGCCGTGATTTCGCTGGATATCGGCTATCTGCTGGGCGGCATCATCGTGGTTGAGGAGATATTCGCCTGGCCCGGTCTGGGCCGGTTGCTGATCTATGCGCTGGAAAACCGCGACCTGCCTGTCATTCAGGCGATCACATTGCTGCTGGCAACGGTTTACGCCCTGTCGAACCTGCTGTCCGATCTGGTGATTGCCTTTCTCGATCCACGGGTCCGGTATGAGTAA
- a CDS encoding ABC transporter permease, translated as MSKSFRNPPALVGISLLTIVLCAAIFGPFLAPYDPQAFHPANRLEGPSAAHWLGTDQFGRDLLSRLLNGAPATISFGLGATILGVGAGTLIGVVAGVAGGWVDSLIMRVLDGLLAVPDLLFTLLIVTILGGGMGEAMLAVAIAFTPGMARISRSSVLSIRTREYVQAAVARGETGGYIVLREVMPNALGPIVVEATIRVAFAIMIGATLGFLGLGAQPPSTEWGLMVAEARQFMFRNAWCVAVPGVAIAIAALGFNLFGDALRDSLDPSRSH; from the coding sequence ATGAGTAAGAGCTTTCGCAACCCCCCTGCCCTTGTTGGCATTTCCTTGCTGACAATTGTGCTTTGCGCCGCAATCTTCGGCCCGTTTCTGGCCCCCTATGATCCACAGGCCTTTCACCCTGCCAACCGGCTTGAAGGTCCGTCTGCCGCCCATTGGCTGGGCACAGACCAGTTTGGGCGTGACCTGCTGTCGCGGCTTCTGAACGGGGCGCCCGCAACCATCTCTTTCGGTCTTGGGGCAACGATACTGGGGGTTGGCGCAGGCACCCTGATCGGCGTTGTCGCGGGTGTTGCCGGGGGCTGGGTCGACAGCCTGATCATGCGCGTGCTTGATGGTCTTCTGGCGGTGCCGGACCTGTTATTCACCCTGCTGATCGTCACCATACTGGGCGGCGGCATGGGCGAGGCGATGCTGGCCGTCGCGATTGCCTTCACGCCGGGCATGGCCCGGATCTCGCGCAGTTCGGTTCTGTCGATCCGCACCCGTGAATATGTGCAGGCCGCCGTCGCCCGTGGTGAAACCGGCGGCTATATTGTTCTGCGCGAAGTGATGCCGAACGCCCTGGGCCCGATCGTGGTTGAGGCCACAATCCGCGTCGCTTTTGCGATCATGATCGGGGCCACACTGGGCTTTCTGGGGCTGGGGGCGCAACCGCCCAGCACAGAATGGGGGCTGATGGTGGCCGAAGCCCGGCAATTCATGTTCCGCAATGCCTGGTGCGTGGCGGTGCCCGGCGTCGCCATCGCCATCGCAGCACTTGGGTTCAACCTGTTCGGCGACGCCCTGCGGGACAGCCTTGACCCAAGCCGGAGCCACTGA
- the nikE gene encoding nickel ABC transporter ATP-binding protein NikE: protein MEQTITPLPGSAQPVLDIRDYSLSYQTDAGPVEALKSINLTVPQGQTLGLVGESGSGKSSLAWAIMRYLPANATEPGGQICLNGEDLRQKTLPQILEIRGRRIAMVFQDPSTSLNPTMRLGEQLAETLMRHRNLDHDQAWAEGEAALTRTGIARPRQLMQRFPHQASGGEKQRVVIATAFACAPELIIFDEPTTALDIITARQILDLFTELRAETGVAALYISHDLGLVSRIAQSVAVIQKGEIVEQGPCEEMFRAPRAAYTRALLAAVPRPGDWQGATPPEPGAAPLLSTDTVSVEYGRPSAFARLIGTKAEGVFGAKTVNLAVRPGELLGIVGESGSGKSTMAKVLSGLQDFDGTVTFHDRHFTTRRQIDTAYRRRVQMVFQHPDGSLNPRQRIREILSRPLKLYDLVPKADRAARIADLLEQVLLPADFANRYPYQLSGGEKQRVAIARAFAAEPDVVICDEITASLDVSVQASVAKLLIRLQKQTGTACIFITHDINLVRQLAHQIMVMYRGEVVDRFATSEATTPDRHSYTRDLLDAVPVPRGAAPDFDEVKP from the coding sequence ATGGAGCAGACAATCACGCCCCTTCCCGGCAGCGCGCAACCGGTGCTTGATATCCGCGACTATTCTCTCAGCTATCAGACCGATGCAGGCCCGGTGGAGGCGCTGAAATCCATCAACCTGACCGTTCCCCAGGGGCAGACACTTGGCCTTGTGGGCGAATCCGGCTCCGGCAAATCCTCACTGGCCTGGGCGATCATGCGGTATCTGCCCGCGAACGCGACCGAGCCGGGCGGGCAGATCTGCCTGAACGGGGAAGATCTGCGCCAGAAAACCCTGCCGCAAATTCTGGAAATCCGGGGCCGCCGCATCGCCATGGTGTTCCAGGACCCCAGCACCTCGCTGAACCCCACCATGCGGCTGGGGGAGCAATTGGCCGAAACGCTGATGCGCCACCGGAACCTTGATCACGATCAGGCCTGGGCCGAAGGTGAGGCCGCGCTGACCCGCACCGGCATCGCCCGCCCCAGACAGTTGATGCAGCGCTTTCCGCATCAGGCATCGGGGGGCGAAAAGCAACGCGTGGTCATCGCCACCGCGTTTGCCTGCGCCCCGGAACTGATCATCTTCGATGAACCGACAACCGCGCTAGATATCATAACCGCCCGGCAGATTCTGGACCTGTTTACCGAGCTTCGGGCCGAAACCGGTGTTGCAGCCCTTTATATCTCCCATGATCTGGGGCTTGTGTCGCGCATCGCCCAGAGTGTCGCGGTGATCCAGAAAGGCGAGATTGTCGAACAGGGCCCCTGTGAAGAGATGTTCCGCGCGCCGCGTGCCGCCTATACCCGCGCCCTTCTTGCCGCCGTCCCCCGGCCCGGGGACTGGCAGGGGGCCACGCCACCCGAACCGGGTGCCGCGCCGCTGCTCAGCACCGATACTGTCAGTGTGGAATATGGCCGCCCCTCGGCCTTTGCCCGGCTGATCGGGACAAAGGCCGAAGGGGTTTTCGGTGCGAAAACCGTCAATCTTGCGGTCCGGCCGGGGGAATTGCTTGGGATCGTAGGCGAATCCGGCTCCGGCAAATCGACCATGGCAAAGGTCTTGTCGGGCCTTCAGGATTTTGACGGAACCGTCACCTTCCATGATCGGCATTTCACGACCCGCCGCCAGATCGACACAGCCTATCGGCGCCGCGTTCAGATGGTGTTCCAGCATCCCGATGGTTCCCTCAACCCGCGCCAGCGTATCCGCGAGATCCTGTCCCGACCGCTGAAGCTTTATGATCTGGTGCCAAAGGCGGATCGCGCGGCGCGGATTGCCGATCTGCTGGAGCAGGTCCTGCTGCCGGCGGATTTCGCGAACCGCTACCCCTATCAGCTTTCGGGAGGCGAGAAACAGCGCGTGGCCATCGCCCGGGCCTTTGCCGCCGAACCCGATGTGGTGATCTGTGACGAAATCACCGCCTCGCTGGACGTCTCGGTACAGGCCTCGGTCGCGAAGCTGCTGATCAGGCTGCAAAAGCAGACGGGAACCGCCTGCATCTTCATCACCCATGATATCAACCTCGTGCGTCAGCTCGCCCATCAGATCATGGTCATGTATCGCGGTGAGGTTGTGGACCGTTTTGCCACATCCGAGGCCACCACGCCTGACCGCCACAGCTATACCCGCGATCTGCTTGATGCGGTGCCCGTGCCCCGCGGCGCGGCCCCTGACTTTGACGAGGTGAAACCATGA
- a CDS encoding M20 family metallopeptidase yields MTQTALDLARNIDTRACLDTLSDMVRHKSYSETKGERDLAAHMVDIMRNMGLEAELQPVAGERVNAIGIWRGTGGGKSLLFNGHLDTNPVTEGWTVDPWGGIVDEDFIYGIGVSNMKAGDAASLCAVQTLIKAGRRLKGDVILTYVIGELQGGVGTLSAVKAGTRADYFINSEPTDLQAVTMHAAAFTFIIELEGITRHLSKREEAVDAILAATALIPELNAMTFSDAPSDDHRAINRVHVGTVEGALGREMHKWRPPQVADFVRITGSGRYGPGQTETCALADIRNVLDRLEARTPGLKATLRTEHRDGNPMMPAFEVAKDARIVTALSQAYEAIRGTPQPVGAITPPGYYGTDAGHLWAEGGMEGVVCGPGGKYNTMPDERVDVPDYLDMIRIYLMTMADICDLE; encoded by the coding sequence ATGACCCAAACCGCCCTCGACCTCGCCCGCAATATCGACACGCGCGCCTGTCTCGACACCCTGTCAGACATGGTGCGCCACAAAAGCTATTCCGAAACGAAAGGAGAGCGGGACCTCGCCGCCCATATGGTCGATATCATGCGCAATATGGGGCTTGAAGCCGAGCTTCAGCCGGTGGCGGGCGAAAGGGTCAATGCGATTGGCATCTGGCGGGGGACCGGCGGCGGCAAAAGCCTGCTGTTCAACGGCCATCTCGACACCAACCCGGTGACCGAAGGCTGGACTGTCGACCCCTGGGGCGGGATCGTAGATGAAGATTTCATCTATGGCATCGGCGTGTCGAATATGAAGGCTGGCGATGCGGCCTCCCTGTGTGCGGTGCAGACTCTGATCAAGGCCGGCCGGCGTCTGAAGGGCGATGTGATCCTGACCTATGTGATCGGTGAACTTCAGGGTGGTGTGGGCACTCTGTCTGCGGTCAAAGCCGGAACCCGCGCGGATTATTTCATCAACTCCGAACCGACCGACCTGCAAGCCGTCACCATGCATGCGGCCGCCTTCACCTTCATCATCGAATTGGAAGGGATCACCCGCCATCTGTCCAAACGCGAAGAGGCCGTGGATGCGATCCTGGCTGCAACCGCGCTGATCCCCGAACTGAACGCCATGACATTTTCAGACGCCCCCAGTGACGACCATCGCGCGATCAACCGGGTCCATGTGGGCACTGTGGAAGGTGCGCTTGGGCGCGAAATGCACAAATGGCGCCCACCCCAGGTTGCCGATTTCGTGCGGATCACCGGATCGGGGCGCTATGGTCCGGGCCAGACCGAAACCTGCGCACTGGCTGATATACGCAATGTTCTCGACCGGCTGGAGGCCCGCACCCCCGGCCTCAAGGCCACGCTGCGCACGGAACATCGTGATGGCAATCCGATGATGCCGGCCTTCGAGGTTGCGAAAGACGCCCGCATCGTCACCGCCCTGTCCCAGGCCTATGAGGCGATCCGCGGCACGCCCCAACCTGTCGGCGCGATCACCCCGCCAGGCTATTACGGCACCGATGCGGGCCATCTTTGGGCCGAGGGAGGCATGGAAGGGGTGGTTTGCGGCCCGGGCGGCAAATACAACACCATGCCCGATGAACGTGTGGATGTGCCCGATTACCTCGACATGATCCGCATCTACCTGATGACCATGGCGGATATCTGCGATCTGGAGTGA
- a CDS encoding M24 family metallopeptidase, with amino-acid sequence MTETAEISGTTRDGRQVSLRFAEAEHRQRIARTRQLLRDRGQAALLIFAQESHYYLTGFDTAGYVFFQVGIVTADDGPLILLTRTPDRQQAEVASLYDDIRIWLNAEDATPAHDLRAILADLNLAGERIGVEFDTYGLTAANGRLVEAALAGFVTLEDASNLVRNQRLVKSAAELDHMRVAGNLADAAVEAAISITRTGIYESALSAACLTAMLQGGGDVPSGGPLVNSGERALFGRGIGGPRRIEKTDQVLVELAASYCRYHVCIEHTLILGTPDPRQERMLDIAADALAQVKEAARAGTELGQLDDIHRRVLDRAGFAKARYAACGYALGCTFRPTWMDVPPMIYSGNPLMMAPGMVFFVHIMIPDTETGLTAGVGQTFAIRETGPPEVFSALPVDLYRC; translated from the coding sequence ATGACCGAAACCGCCGAGATATCCGGCACCACCCGGGATGGCCGACAGGTCTCCCTGCGGTTTGCCGAGGCGGAACATCGCCAGCGGATCGCCCGCACCCGCCAGTTGCTGCGGGATCGTGGGCAGGCCGCCCTGCTGATCTTTGCCCAGGAAAGCCATTATTACCTGACCGGATTCGACACGGCTGGCTATGTGTTTTTTCAGGTCGGGATCGTGACGGCGGATGATGGCCCGCTGATCCTGCTGACCCGCACACCTGACCGGCAGCAGGCCGAGGTTGCCTCGCTTTACGACGATATCCGCATCTGGCTGAATGCCGAAGATGCCACCCCCGCGCATGACCTGCGCGCGATCCTCGCAGATCTGAACCTCGCGGGGGAGCGGATCGGGGTTGAATTCGACACCTATGGCCTGACCGCCGCAAACGGGCGTCTGGTCGAGGCCGCGCTTGCCGGGTTTGTCACGCTTGAGGATGCCTCGAATCTGGTCCGCAACCAGCGGCTGGTGAAATCCGCCGCTGAGCTGGACCATATGCGCGTTGCGGGCAACCTGGCTGACGCCGCTGTTGAGGCCGCGATTTCCATCACCCGGACCGGCATTTATGAAAGCGCGCTGAGTGCGGCCTGCCTGACCGCCATGTTGCAGGGCGGTGGCGATGTGCCCTCGGGCGGGCCGCTGGTCAATTCCGGTGAACGGGCGCTTTTCGGACGGGGGATCGGTGGACCTCGCCGGATTGAGAAAACCGATCAGGTTCTGGTCGAACTGGCGGCCTCCTATTGCCGCTATCATGTCTGTATCGAACACACGCTGATCTTGGGCACCCCCGACCCGCGGCAGGAACGGATGCTGGACATCGCCGCTGACGCGCTGGCACAGGTCAAAGAGGCCGCCCGGGCGGGGACCGAACTGGGCCAGCTTGATGATATCCATCGCCGGGTGCTGGACAGGGCCGGATTCGCCAAAGCGCGTTATGCGGCCTGCGGCTATGCGCTGGGATGCACCTTTCGCCCCACATGGATGGATGTGCCGCCGATGATCTATTCGGGCAATCCACTGATGATGGCACCGGGCATGGTATTCTTTGTCCACATCATGATCCCCGACACCGAAACCGGCCTGACCGCGGGCGTGGGCCAGACCTTTGCAATCCGTGAGACCGGCCCGCCCGAAGTGTTCAGCGCTTTGCCGGTTGACCTCTATCGCTGCTAG
- a CDS encoding MarR family winged helix-turn-helix transcriptional regulator — protein sequence MKLIDILDATPFPIGYRIAFLTNFWREPQLRKMERETGLIRPELTVLMCLSFQRGLYARDICEVTEQPSNTVSRAVSSLEQKGFLLREKDKVDTRRQVLNITPEGQKVHDRIMIGFATSEAKMLSALNPNERETLLCLLDKIARGVQDWR from the coding sequence ATGAAACTGATCGACATCCTCGACGCGACCCCGTTTCCCATTGGATACCGGATCGCATTCTTGACGAACTTCTGGCGTGAACCGCAGTTGCGGAAAATGGAGCGGGAGACTGGGCTGATCCGCCCCGAACTCACCGTGTTAATGTGTCTGAGTTTTCAGCGCGGTCTTTATGCGCGCGACATCTGCGAGGTGACAGAACAGCCGTCCAACACGGTCAGTCGGGCGGTGTCATCGCTGGAGCAGAAGGGCTTTTTGCTGCGCGAGAAAGATAAGGTGGATACGCGCCGGCAGGTTTTGAACATCACGCCGGAAGGTCAAAAGGTGCATGACCGGATTATGATTGGTTTTGCGACATCCGAAGCCAAAATGCTGAGTGCTTTGAACCCCAATGAACGTGAAACGCTCTTATGTTTGCTAGACAAAATTGCACGCGGCGTCCAAGACTGGCGATAG
- a CDS encoding TRAP transporter small permease subunit, which produces MKRGEHALAVFAVGLLILMAAIVAQVICSALDVNPLAEFTTDWALIGGAVTLNSLLDLQWHLLVVAGLLPTGLVWLRDVHVRVDFLYQNRSRATRARINLIGNLLFATPFLALALPASWNFMIRAWTSDEGSRNGGLNDLWLVKTVLPLGLALLAIAILFETLRLIRVAR; this is translated from the coding sequence GTGAAACGAGGGGAGCATGCCCTTGCGGTGTTTGCAGTCGGATTGCTGATTCTGATGGCGGCAATCGTGGCGCAGGTCATCTGCAGCGCCTTGGATGTGAACCCTCTGGCCGAATTTACGACCGACTGGGCCCTGATCGGCGGTGCCGTAACGCTGAATTCGCTGCTTGATTTGCAATGGCACCTGCTGGTCGTCGCGGGGCTGTTGCCTACGGGATTGGTATGGCTGCGCGATGTCCACGTGCGCGTTGATTTCCTCTACCAGAACCGCAGCCGCGCGACGCGCGCGCGGATCAACCTCATCGGCAACCTACTCTTCGCCACGCCGTTCCTTGCCCTTGCCCTACCCGCCTCGTGGAATTTCATGATACGCGCATGGACCTCGGACGAAGGGTCCCGCAACGGGGGGCTGAATGATCTCTGGCTGGTCAAAACCGTGCTGCCTTTGGGGCTGGCCCTTCTGGCCATAGCCATCCTGTTTGAAACCCTCCGCCTGATCCGTGTGGCCAGATGA
- a CDS encoding TRAP transporter large permease, which produces MSESLLPLAMAALTLIGILAGYRVGMVLAGSAAIFILISDLPTAFFNLLVSRIYANVLSNWLLVAIPMFILMGLILETSGVAERSLRAAQRALGGSAGGMGVSVLVIGVLLAASSGIVGASVVLLALLALPRLEEAGYDKSTSAGLVAASGTLAILIPPSVMLIVLGDQLQTPVPDMFAGAIGPGLMLVGAYAAYVIWRARGLPAMPQTHRVSLWQLLFDLGPLLSLVVCVLGSIIAGLATPTEASGIGALGALLITVLYGQFSIGMLMTAAKKTVVTTAVVLFVMIGATCFSAVFKGVGGDDLVEAGIMAFGTDPYTVLAVVMGAIFLLGFVLDWLEITLILMPIFAPIVAGLDFGNGLAGQDILIWFGILVAVNLQTSFLTPPFGFSLFYLRGAAGDRLTTPQIYKGVAPFIALQVAVLVLLIVFPRLITGFTS; this is translated from the coding sequence ATGAGCGAGAGCCTCCTCCCTCTCGCCATGGCGGCGCTCACGCTCATTGGCATTCTCGCAGGATACCGCGTGGGCATGGTGCTGGCGGGTTCTGCCGCGATTTTCATCCTGATCTCGGACCTGCCAACGGCCTTCTTTAACCTGCTTGTCAGCCGGATTTACGCCAATGTGTTGTCCAACTGGCTACTGGTGGCGATCCCGATGTTCATCCTGATGGGCCTGATTTTGGAAACGTCAGGCGTTGCAGAACGCTCCCTGCGCGCGGCACAACGTGCCCTCGGCGGCAGTGCGGGTGGGATGGGCGTGTCGGTTCTTGTGATCGGCGTCCTGCTTGCAGCCTCATCCGGCATCGTCGGCGCGTCGGTGGTTCTGCTGGCCCTCCTTGCCCTGCCTCGCCTTGAAGAAGCAGGCTATGACAAATCCACCTCTGCAGGGCTGGTCGCGGCTTCGGGCACGCTCGCCATTCTGATCCCGCCCTCGGTCATGCTGATCGTGCTGGGCGACCAGTTGCAAACGCCTGTGCCGGACATGTTCGCAGGTGCCATCGGGCCGGGGCTGATGCTCGTCGGGGCCTATGCGGCCTATGTGATATGGCGCGCGCGCGGATTGCCCGCGATGCCGCAGACCCATCGCGTGTCCCTGTGGCAGTTGCTGTTCGACCTTGGCCCATTGCTGTCCCTCGTGGTTTGCGTTCTGGGGTCGATCATTGCAGGGCTGGCAACCCCGACCGAAGCCAGCGGCATCGGGGCCCTTGGTGCGCTCCTGATCACCGTTCTTTATGGCCAGTTCAGCATCGGCATGCTGATGACCGCCGCCAAGAAAACCGTCGTGACCACCGCTGTCGTGCTCTTCGTGATGATCGGGGCCACTTGTTTTTCCGCCGTCTTCAAAGGCGTGGGCGGTGATGACCTGGTTGAGGCGGGGATCATGGCCTTTGGCACAGATCCCTACACTGTGCTGGCCGTCGTCATGGGCGCGATCTTTCTTTTGGGCTTCGTGCTCGACTGGCTGGAAATCACGCTCATCCTGATGCCGATTTTTGCACCCATCGTGGCGGGGCTCGACTTCGGCAACGGGCTGGCGGGGCAAGATATCCTGATCTGGTTCGGTATCCTTGTTGCCGTCAACCTGCAGACCTCATTCCTGACACCGCCCTTTGGCTTTTCGCTCTTCTACTTGCGGGGAGCGGCGGGCGACCGGCTGACCACCCCGCAAATCTACAAAGGCGTGGCACCGTTCATTGCATTGCAAGTCGCAGTGCTGGTGCTGCTGATCGTATTCCCCCGGCTGATCACCGGGTTCACATCATGA